The DNA sequence AATGGGCATGGATCGCGCGACAGCGGATTACATGGGCATGCTTGCCACAATTATGAATTCTTTGGCACTTCAAGATGCCCTGGAAACAATTGAGATTCCAACAAGGGTCCAGACTTCCATAGAAATGCGCCAGGTTGCCGAGCCATACATAAGAAGAAAGGCAATTCGCCATCTTGAGAAGAAGCGGGTTGTTATCTTCGCTGCAGGAACCGGTAACCCATATTTCTCTACCGATACAACAGCTGCATTGCGTGCTGCTGAAATTGAGGCAGAGGTTATTCTGATGGCGAAGAACAATGTCGATGGGGTTTACTCAGACGATCCAAAGCTGAACAAAAACGCAACGAAATATGATATTCTATCTTATATGGACATGCTGAATGAAGGGCTTGGTGTCATGGATTCGACAGCTTCTTCTCTATGCATGGACAACGATATTCCACTAATTGTATTCTCGATTACTGAAGAAGGCAATATCAAAAAGGTTGTTCTTGGAGAATCAATTGGAACTACAATAAGGGGGAAGTAAAATGACTAATGCGATTATCAAAGACATGGACGGTAAAATGGAAAAAGCAATTCAGGCTTTTTCAAGAAATTTGGCTACAGTCCGAGCTGGTCGTGCCAACCCAAGTATCTTGGACAGCGTATATGTCGATTACTATGGAGCAAACACACCGCTTAACCAGTTGGCTACAGTTGGTGCTCCTGAGGCAAGGTTGCTTGTAATCACCCCGTTCGACAAGACTGCAATTGGTGATATTGAAAAAGCAATCCAGAAAGCAGATTTAGGACTTTCACCTTCAAGTGATGGTAATGTGATTCGTATTAACATTCCAGCACTTACTGAGGATCGTCGTAAAGATCTTGTAAAAGTTGTAGGCAAATTTGCTGAAGAGGCACGTGTACAAGTTCGTAACATTCGTCGTGACGCAAATGATCAGTTAAAGAAAGCTGAAAAAGACGGCGAAATTACAGAAGACGAATTGAGAAATGAGCAGGAGGAAGTCCAAAAAGGGACGGACAAAGCGATCAAGGATGTTGATCGTCTTGCTAAAGAAAAGGAAGAAGAAATTCTAGAAGTTTGAGTCTTTCCTTCTCTTGAAGGTTCTCTAACCTAAAGATTATACATTTTTTTACAAAAACCCTCTTTATCGGAAAGAGGGTTTTTGTTTTAAATTTCATATTGACCATATTTTAATGATATAATGGGGATTCAGTAAGAACCGCCATTTTGCCTTCTGAAAGAGTGGCAATGGAACAGCATATCGACTCGGAGGACCAAACGATGTCAATTAGAATTCCCTTTTTTAATACAAAAAACAAAGCATCTGAGCAGCCGAGCGAGCTGGAAAATGTTCCGCAGCATGTTGCTATAATTATGGATGGTAATGGCCGCTGGGCTAAGAAGAGAGGCTTACCAAGAATAGCAGGACATAGAGAAGGCATGAACACCGTAAAAAAGATTGTTAAAGCGGCTACCCGTTACAATATCAAAGTTTTGACTCTCTATGCTTTCTCCACAGAAAATTGGAAACGCCCAAAATCGGAAGTTGAATTCCTATTAAAGCTTCCAAAAGATTTCATGCAAATTTATTTGCCGGAAATGATCGAGAACAATGTTAGAATCGAAACAATTGGCGAATTTGATTCACTGCCTGTTCATACGAGAGAAGCAATCCAAAATGGAATTGAGCAGACGAAGAATAACGATGGCCTATTGCTCAACTTTGCACTTAACTATGGAAGCAGAAATGAAATTATGCGAGCCGTTAAGGCGTTCGCTGAGGATGCGTGTGAAAGAAATATCCCTTTGGATGAACTTTCAGAGTCTATGTTTTCAGAGTACTTGTATACGAAAAGTACGCCCGATCCTGATCTTGTAATCCGGACAAGTGGGGAGAAGAGACTAAGTAATTTCCTGCTTTGGCAGGCTGCTTATGCAGAATTATGGTTTACAGAAGAATTATGGCCTGATTTTAGCGAAGAAACATTTACACGGGCCTTGCTTGATTATCAACAGAGAAAAAGACGTTATGGAGGCATTTAGGAGGCTTTCTTCAATGAAACAAAGAATTATTACTGCAATAATTGCACTTATCGTTGTCATTCCATTTCTAATATATGGTAGGTGGCCGTTTGTATTATTCGGCTTTCTCTTGGCGACAATTGGACTGTATGAACTGATTGCTATGCGAAAGCTCTCACAATTTGCCATTCCAGGTATTTTTGCGGTCCTTCTATTATGGACAATTCTTGCCAGGTTTGATGGCGATGTAGTGCCGTATATATCTATGAGCAAATTAGAAGGGGCAGGTCTTTTTATCCTTCTTCTTCTGGCTTACACTGTGTTTTCGAAGAACAAATTCACCTTTGAAGACGCTGGGTTCCTAGCAGTGTCTGCTTTTTATGTTGGAATGGGTTTTTATTACTTGATTGAAGCCCGGCTGTATGGTTTGGATTATCTGCTGTTCATATTCTTTATTATATGGGCGACTGACTCGGGAGCATACTTTGTCGGAAGGTCGCTTGGTAAAAGAAAACTTTGGCCGGTGATTAGTCCTAACAAGACGATTGAGGGAGCAATTGGCGGAATTGTTATCGCACTTATTGTTGCGGTTGTATTCCAGCTTGTTCATCCGTTCGATTATTCAATTATAAGTATTATTTTTATCGCCTTGCTTATTTCTGTTGCCGGACAGGTTGG is a window from the Aciduricibacillus chroicocephali genome containing:
- the pyrH gene encoding UMP kinase, whose product is MAQARYQRIVLKLSGEALSGEQGYGIDPKVIQSIAEQVKEVAELGVEVAIVVGGGNIWRGKVGSEMGMDRATADYMGMLATIMNSLALQDALETIEIPTRVQTSIEMRQVAEPYIRRKAIRHLEKKRVVIFAAGTGNPYFSTDTTAALRAAEIEAEVILMAKNNVDGVYSDDPKLNKNATKYDILSYMDMLNEGLGVMDSTASSLCMDNDIPLIVFSITEEGNIKKVVLGESIGTTIRGK
- the frr gene encoding ribosome recycling factor, yielding MTNAIIKDMDGKMEKAIQAFSRNLATVRAGRANPSILDSVYVDYYGANTPLNQLATVGAPEARLLVITPFDKTAIGDIEKAIQKADLGLSPSSDGNVIRINIPALTEDRRKDLVKVVGKFAEEARVQVRNIRRDANDQLKKAEKDGEITEDELRNEQEEVQKGTDKAIKDVDRLAKEKEEEILEV
- a CDS encoding isoprenyl transferase; its protein translation is MSIRIPFFNTKNKASEQPSELENVPQHVAIIMDGNGRWAKKRGLPRIAGHREGMNTVKKIVKAATRYNIKVLTLYAFSTENWKRPKSEVEFLLKLPKDFMQIYLPEMIENNVRIETIGEFDSLPVHTREAIQNGIEQTKNNDGLLLNFALNYGSRNEIMRAVKAFAEDACERNIPLDELSESMFSEYLYTKSTPDPDLVIRTSGEKRLSNFLLWQAAYAELWFTEELWPDFSEETFTRALLDYQQRKRRYGGI
- a CDS encoding phosphatidate cytidylyltransferase codes for the protein MKQRIITAIIALIVVIPFLIYGRWPFVLFGFLLATIGLYELIAMRKLSQFAIPGIFAVLLLWTILARFDGDVVPYISMSKLEGAGLFILLLLAYTVFSKNKFTFEDAGFLAVSAFYVGMGFYYLIEARLYGLDYLLFIFFIIWATDSGAYFVGRSLGKRKLWPVISPNKTIEGAIGGIVIALIVAVVFQLVHPFDYSIISIIFIALLISVAGQVGDLVESAFKRHYGVKDSGKLLPGHGGILDRLDSMIFVLPFLHFIHFIH